A genomic region of Metopolophium dirhodum isolate CAU chromosome 1, ASM1992520v1, whole genome shotgun sequence contains the following coding sequences:
- the LOC132936276 gene encoding legumain-like has translation MGVFSFVSLTLFTIGSAAIHVPYRKPWIDSETVNSFFGGKKWVVLVAGSDGWNNYRHQADICHAYQIIRENGIPKENIITMMVDDISNNPRNPTPGTIINQPNGTDVYKGVVIDYKGTDVNSTNFLKIITGDKKAMESIGTGKVIEGGPRDKVFINFVDHGSTGILGFPDDLLYADELNEALKTMHASARYRMVLMYIEACKAGSIFDGILRDNTGVLAVTASGPRENSFGCYCRSQSGLYKTCLGDLFSVTWMENWDAMVSESSKKKRTVFFDFNEARTNVTESNVMVYGDFRTGHETLASFIGYKNHSKKHPSAEPVMAVTKKPKNTVSSRTVHENAVQQELAGHELSVSERHHLSTELHLNNEMRLIIDKALRTIYSKVVKARPEIISKVGDFYEPNHLRLSLDMFPCYKSILNKITESCFSLPRNPYALDRLTIFANFCVVDKHIHQMVEKLISASCSNVHKLNIKNVY, from the exons gagtttttagttttgtatCACTAACATTATTTACAATTGGATCAGCTGCTATACATGTGCCATACAGGAAACCATGGATCGATTCGGAGAccgtaaatagtttttttggagGGAAGAAATGGGTGGTTTTGGTAGCCGGTTCGGATGGATGGAACAATTATAGACATCAG GCGGACATATGTCATGCATACCAAATAATTCGAGAAAACGGCATAccgaaagaaaatataattacgatGATGGTGGATGACATTTCAAACAATCCaag GAATCCCACGCCAGGAACGATAATTAATCAACCAAACGGAACGGACGTGTACAAAGGAGTTGTCATCGACTACAAGGGGACG GATGTAAACAGCACAAATTTCTTAAAGATTATCACTGGTGACAAAAAAGCCATGGAGTCCATTGGAACTGGAAAAGTAATTGAAgg AGGACCGCGCGATAAAGTATTCATTAATTTTGTCGATCACGGTAGCACAGGAATATTAGGTTTCCCAGACGATTTATTATACGCTGATGAACTGAACGAAGCGCTCAAAACTATGCACGCATCTGCACGTTATAGAATG GTGTTGATGTATATTGAAGCGTGTAAGGCAGGTTCTATATTTGATGGGATACTCCGTGACAACACAGGTG TTTTGGCGGTAACTGCATCAGGACCCAGGGAAAATTCGTTTGGATGCTACTGTCGATCTCAATCTGGATTGTACAAAACATGTCTTGGAGATTTGTTCAGCGTCACATGGATGGAAAACTGGGACGCG ATGGTATCCGAATCGTCTAAGAAAAAGAGAACCGTTTTCTTTGACTTCAATGAGGCGAGAACCAACGTCACCGAAAGCAACGTCATGGTGTATGGTGATTTCAGAACGGGTCATGAAACGCTGGCCTCGTTCATAGGTTACAAGAACCATAGCAAAAAACATCCTTCGGCCGAACCAGTAATGGCCGTAACGAAGAAGCCAAAG AACACAGTGTCCAGTAGAACCGTGCACGAAAATGCCGTACAACAAGAATTGGCGGGCCACGAGTTGTCAGTCTCGGAAAGGCACCATTTGTCAACAGAATTACATTTGAACAACgaa ATGAGGTTGATCATCGACAAAGCACTTCGGACAATTTATTCGAAGGTGGTGAAGGCTAGACCGGAAATCATAAGTAAAGTCGGCGACTTTTACGAACCCAATCATCTTAGACTCTCGTTAGATATGTTTCCGTGTTACAAaagtattctaaataaaatcacGGAGAGCTGCTTTTCTTTGCCACGG AATCCCTACGCTTTGGATAGGTTGACGATTTTTGCAAACTTTTGTGTCGTCGATAAACACATACACCAGATGGTCGAAAAATTGATCAGTGCATCGTGTTCGAAcgttcataaattaaatataaaaaacgttTATTAG